ATTCGACTGATTCGGATCCGACCGGGCTGGAGCACAACAAAACACCCAACCAAGGTCTCCCCGCGCTGTTTTACCAGTTTGACCACGTCTTTACCGAGCTGCTTTCGCATCGCAATAGGGTATCGTATGAAAATCACCCCATGCGTCTGCTGACCATGCGCATACACGAGTTGGCCGAAATCCCCGTCTTCGGTCAGGACAATTCGCTCTTCGCGAGCGGCGAGGGCAATCACGTCGGTATCCTCCGCGCGGGGAGACATTTCAGAGATGGCATGCACGTCATATCCTGCAACGCGTAGCGCACGAACGACCCCATAGTCGCAACCTTCATCGACGAGAAATCGCACAGTCTATTTCCGGGCGGATCGCTTGGCTGCGCTCAGGAGAACGGTCTCTTCATGGGCGACCGTGTCGGCTGCATACCGGATGGCGGCCTGGATGTCCTCGTGCGTGAGCTTGGGATAGGCTGCCAAGAGGTCCCTCTCTCGTGCTCCCTCACTCAGTTTTCGGAGAATCAGCTCGACGGGCACTCGTGTTCCACGGATAACCGGTTTGCCCATCATGACCTTAGGGTTCATCTCGATTCGGTCGGTAATAGTCATAGGGAGTCTCTCCTTCTTGATGACCACATGACAGTTGCGAGGTCAAATGTGCCACATTTATTCCCCGTCTGGCTTGAGCGAGTCAATCCCAAAGTTAGTTGAACTATGCGAAGCCAACTCCCGGTCATGAGATCACCCAACCTGCTGTTCGGCCAGTCGTGCCTGTGCACCGAGTTCGATCTGCAGCGCCTGACGGAGTACGGGCAGCGCTCGAAATCCCGCGATGCGGTTCAGGCGCGGCTCGATGTCGAGGAGCGCCGCCGGTCACGGCGCTGCGGAGTCCCTGGTCGGCCTTGCCGGTCTGCCGCTGTTTGTCTCTTTGTCCCGCTCGGGTCTTCCAGTAGTGGGCGACAGCCTTACTGATGTGGGCGGATAAATCGCGCAGGATGTCGTCCGGCTTCATGGACATGATGTATCAGATTTCTTGGGTCTCTTCAACGGTGCGGTTCAGCCGCTGCGAGCGGAGCGAGCCAACGGTCCGATCCAGTGCGGAGTTAGACAGCCTGATCTTCCCCCGGTAGCGCGGA
Above is a genomic segment from Candidatus Methylomirabilota bacterium containing:
- a CDS encoding antitoxin; translation: MTITDRIEMNPKVMMGKPVIRGTRVPVELILRKLSEGARERDLLAAYPKLTHEDIQAAIRYAADTVAHEETVLLSAAKRSARK